The Campylobacter sp. RM10537 genome has a segment encoding these proteins:
- a CDS encoding iron transporter, with protein sequence MKKILSGAVIAAITSINLFAGEVPIGDPKELNGMEIAAVYLQPIEMEPRGIDLAASLADIHLEADIHATKNNPNGLPEGFWMPYLTIAYELKNTDTGAIKRGTLMPMVADDGPHYGANIAMEKDKKGGFGVGNYELTFYISNPEKQGFGRHVDEETGVGKWFEPFKVDYKFKYTGTPK encoded by the coding sequence ATGAAAAAAATTTTATCTGGTGCTGTTATAGCAGCAATTACAAGCATTAATCTTTTTGCAGGTGAAGTACCGATTGGGGATCCAAAAGAGTTAAATGGAATGGAAATAGCAGCTGTTTATCTTCAGCCAATTGAAATGGAGCCAAGAGGAATTGACCTTGCAGCTTCATTGGCTGATATTCACTTAGAAGCAGATATTCATGCGACTAAAAATAATCCTAATGGACTTCCAGAAGGATTTTGGATGCCTTATTTAACTATAGCTTATGAACTTAAAAATACTGATACTGGGGCCATTAAACGTGGAACTTTGATGCCTATGGTTGCAGATGATGGTCCTCATTATGGTGCTAATATCGCTATGGAAAAAGACAAAAAAGGTGGCTTTGGGGTAGGTAATTATGAACTTACTTTTTATATTTCAAATCCTGAAAAACAAGGATTTGGACGCCATGTTGATGAAGAAACTGGTGTAGGTAAATGGTTTGAGCCTTTTAAAGTTGATTATAAATTTAAATATACTGGCACACCAAAATAA
- a CDS encoding Fe-S-containing protein, with the protein MSIYFINFISNILPLSVLIAFINPEKKYIIKTFISVFLGFLFGYFAFFISAQFLKTDNLIFNFNFIFIASLLVSFIFYFLEKFKILNLTLSTILSFCIALNYYYANQDFPIFSNSLLDSQTIISLGFMFLAFIICVLIFFFLKWQKKINKKVSFIVFCLTILVEMDHALANILLTLMRNSIINTESFLVSFVGKSNYFGTFKIYLYIILILILAFLSLKIRKNNLNKHAILDINYRKDKAKNHLINSYFSSVFIACVVSFCIVLYFFMISSKPLVIDEPKEILPNAEGKFIFDVALLRDNKLHRFAYVTPEGKIVRFFLINKREDRDSPVAVFDACMICGDMGYIKKDGELICISCNVRIFLPSVGKSGGCNPIPLKYIYDGKRIIIDVKDVVAGSNYFNQIKEIQVSDPVSKDKLINIKAPFSYSYKGITYYFINEKNYEEFKKDPLKFIGDTEAKFLIQRRNDVG; encoded by the coding sequence ATGAGTATATATTTTATCAATTTTATTTCCAATATTTTACCTTTAAGTGTTTTAATAGCTTTTATAAATCCTGAGAAAAAATACATTATAAAGACCTTTATATCGGTTTTTTTAGGATTTTTATTTGGATACTTTGCATTTTTTATATCCGCACAATTTTTAAAAACTGATAATTTGATATTTAATTTCAATTTTATTTTTATAGCTTCTTTACTTGTAAGTTTTATATTTTATTTTTTGGAAAAATTTAAAATTTTAAACTTAACTTTATCAACTATTTTAAGTTTTTGTATAGCTTTAAATTATTATTATGCAAACCAAGATTTTCCTATATTTAGCAATTCTTTATTAGATAGTCAAACGATTATATCTTTAGGCTTTATGTTTTTAGCTTTCATTATTTGCGTTCTAATCTTTTTCTTTTTAAAATGGCAAAAAAAAATCAACAAAAAAGTAAGTTTTATTGTTTTTTGTCTTACCATCTTGGTAGAAATGGATCATGCTTTGGCTAATATTTTACTTACTTTAATGAGAAATTCAATTATCAATACCGAATCATTTTTAGTTAGTTTTGTTGGCAAAAGCAATTATTTTGGCACTTTTAAAATTTATCTTTATATTATCTTAATCCTTATCCTTGCTTTTTTAAGTCTAAAAATTCGCAAAAATAATCTAAACAAACATGCAATTTTAGACATAAATTATCGCAAAGATAAAGCAAAAAATCATCTAATTAATTCTTATTTTTCAAGTGTTTTTATTGCTTGTGTAGTGAGTTTTTGTATTGTTTTGTATTTTTTTATGATCAGCTCTAAACCCTTAGTTATAGACGAACCTAAAGAAATTTTACCTAATGCTGAAGGCAAATTTATCTTTGATGTAGCTCTTTTAAGAGATAATAAGCTTCATAGATTTGCTTATGTAACACCTGAAGGTAAAATTGTAAGATTTTTTTTGATCAATAAAAGAGAAGATCGAGATTCTCCTGTTGCTGTTTTTGATGCTTGCATGATTTGTGGAGATATGGGATATATTAAAAAAGATGGAGAATTAATTTGTATTTCTTGCAATGTCCGTATTTTCTTACCGAGCGTAGGTAAATCTGGCGGATGCAATCCTATTCCTTTAAAATATATTTATGATGGTAAAAGAATTATCATTGATGTAAAAGATGTAGTTGCTGGATCTAATTATTTCAATCAAATCAAAGAAATTCAAGTTAGTGATCCTGTTTCAAAAGATAAACTTATTAATATAAAAGCACCGTTTTCTTATAGCTATAAAGGAATTACTTATTATTTTATCAATGAAAAAAACTACGAAGAATTTAAAAAAGATCCTTTGAAATTTATTGGAGATACGGAAGCTAAGTTTTTAATCCAAAGGAGAAACGATGTTGGCTAA